The region GGGCAATGCATCCTTTATATAGGTCGAATTGGCTTTTTGGTAGGCGAGCGCTTCGCTTGCCTTGGTTTCCGATCCTTCAAGCTCATTCCTGGAAAGCAAAAGCCTCGCGGAATCCACCTTGGAAGTGAAGATGCCGATGTGTGCTTGGCTACTTAAGTCCTCCAACTGCGGGGTGCAGCCCAATTGCAAGTCAGTGCAAAGGCTACGGGCCTCGTTCAGGGATTGCAATCCGGATGTGTATTTCTTCTGCTTGATCGCATAGTCCGCGTTGCCAAGGAAGTTGAGATAGATCGTCTTCCCCAGCAAATTGGCTGAAGTTTTTGTCATGTCATCGGGCTGACAATCCCTGAAAATCGTCAGCAACCGGGATTTTGCGCCGGCAACATCGCCTTCGCTGTACCGCAAGCGTGCAAGTTCCAAGTGCGCAGGCGCATACGTTGGCTTCAAACGCACGGATTCCAAAAAGTCCTTGTTGGCATCAGCGGGTTTGTTTTGTTGCAAATAGGTCAACCCACGCTTGTGCAAACGTTCAGGGATTTCATTTTTGGTCGCGGCCAAACGGTTGTTGAGGTCCTGTGCCAAAGCGTTCACCTCTTGGTATTTGGGCAGAAAATTTGCCGGATCGCCCGTTGAAAGACCTAAAAGCGTAGGATAATTGGCGCTGCTGATGTCATTGAGACGCTTGATATACAGATTCAAAGTGTTTTGTTGTTCTTCGACATGTTCAAAATCATCCGGATTCACCTTCTTGAAATCCAGGCTGAGCGATTCCAATTTTGGGACAGCCGCGTAGTAGTCGTCGATAAGGATGGTGCGCTGATCGAATACCCCCTTGGATTCGCGGGCGTAAATGATTTGTTTGTCAGCGACTTTGACAGTTCCTTCTGTGAATTGCAAAGTGCTGTCGGTGTCACGGAAATTGGCAACCAAAACCGGATCTCCGACGAGCGCGACCTCGCCAAAAGGAAAACTCTCCTGTACGATACCAGCTTTATTGAGGCGCTGCAGGGTAAATTGGACCCCTGTCGGCTTAAGTTGCTCCGCCATCGAAAATCCTTTGTACATGATGTCTCCTGTGAGACGCGTGTTCCCCAAGGTCACATACACTTCATATTCCATAGGACCAACTTTGGTCAAACGCACATATTCGTCTTGTGCCACGATAAACTCGGTGCGGAATGGGGGTTTATTGGTGGATGTACTCAAGCGGTTGATAAAATGGTCGGTGATTGCCTGGGATGGGCCACCGCCGTTCAACTTCACCAAAAAGGCATCCGTGCGTGTGTTTTGGTAGAAAATCAGGCTTTGGGCAGCCAAGGTTTGGGCTGCAAAAACCAATAGGAAAAGAAAGGGAATGCGTAAAACAGACTTCATAACAAACAAGTTTAGCGGCAACTGGCAAATACCAAGCCAATTCTGCTGCAAGATACGGCGGAATGGAAAACGCGCCACCGATCATCGTAGCTTTCTTTGTCCAGCGATATCCAAGGCTTCGATTCCCCGAATTTCTTACAGCGAGTGCTCATTCTACGTTTCTCATTTCTGTTTTGTAGCTACTTTCGCTGTGTCAATTGAAAACAACAATGCACGAAGCATATATCTACGACGCCGTTCGCACCCCGCGTGGGCGGGGACGCAAGGACGGCGCTCTTTACGGCATCAAATCCGTGAGTTTGCTCAGTACCGTTTTGGAGGCTCTCCGCGAACGCAACCACCTCGATACCAGCTTGGTGGAGGACTTGATCATCGGCTGCGTGACACAGGTCGGCGAGCAAAGCGGGGACGTTGCAAAATCCGCCGCCATCAAAGCAGGTTATTCCGATGCTGTCGCAGGCGTCACGTTGAACCGCTTTTGTGGCTCCGGCCTCGAATCCATCAACCAAAGTGCGGCCTACATCATGTCGGGCCAAATGGACCTCCTCATCGCCGGCGGCGTGGAGTCGATGTCGCGCAACCCGATGGGAAGCGACGGATTCGGATTGCTTGGCGACCCCGAAATGACTTCGACCCACCGCATTGTGCCCCAAGGCATCTCGGCAGACCTCATCGCCACGCTTGATGGCAAAACACGGCGGGACGTGGATGCATTCGCTGCTGAATCCCACCGTCGGGCAGGCATCGCGCAAGCAGAAAACCGCTTTGCCAAGTCGTTGATTCCCGTTCGTGACGTTGCCGGCATCGTTGCCTTGGACCGCGACGAAACCGTCAGGCCTGAGACCAGCGTGGAAATCCTCGCCAACCTCAAACCCAGCTTCGCGATCATGGGCGAAAAAGGCGGTTATGATACCGTGGCGATTCAGCGTTATCCCGAGGTCGAAAGCATTGACCACGTGCATCATGGGGGCAATAGTTCGGGGATTGTCGACGGCGCGGCAGTGGTTCTGATTGGCAGCAAGGAAGCGGGCATCAAAATGGGCATCAAGCCGCGGGCAAGAATTCGTTCCTTCGGAATTGTCGGGACCGAACCCACAATCATGTTGATTGGTCCGGCGCCGGCTACACGAAAAGCTTTGCAAAAAGCAGGCATGAACATCGGCGACATTGACCTGTTTGAGGTCAACGAAGCCTTTGCGATCGTGCCGATGCACTTCATGCAAGACCTCGGCGTCGGGCATGACCGCGTCAATGTCAACGGCGGTGCTATCGCCATGGGCCACCCACTCGGCGCCACCGGCGCCATGCTCATCGGTACCGTCCTCGACGAACTCGAGCGCACCAACAAATCCACCGGCCTCGTCACCCTTTGCATCGGCGGTGGAATGGGAATCGCTACCATTATAGAAAGGATGTGATGGCACATTCAAATAAGTTGGCACTTGTGGAGAGTGGAGAGTTAAAAGTTGAGAGTTACGATACGCGATTCGTAACTCTCAACGCTCCACTTTCAACTCTCCACCCTACGTTTTCTATTTTGATATCGAAAACTAGTGGAATCCAACTCTCAACTCTCCACTTTCAACTCTCCACCTCGGTATTTACACTCAATTGATTCGTTAATGATCAACTTCAGTATTTCCCCCGACGGCATCGCCCAAATCGAATGGAATCTTCCCGGCGGCGCGAATATTTTGAATGCGGCCTCTGTCACGGCATTTTCCGAGGCACTGGAAAAAGCGCTAGCCAATGAATCCGTGAAGGGAATCATTGTGACTTCCGCCAAAGACAGTTTTATCGTCGGCGGAGATCTCAAAGCGCTGTATGCCTTGTCTTCAACTGAGGAGGTGCTGCAACTTGGTCGCGCGATTCACAAGGTTTTTCGCCGGATGGAATTGGGAGGAAAGCCTGTCGTGGCTGCGATCAACGGCATGACTTTGGGCGGCGGAATGGAACTTTGTTTGGCTTGCCATCACCGGATCGCCGTCAATTCGCCTGCTGTTCAACTCGGATTTCCTGAGGTGACCCTCGGCCTTTTTCCAGGGGCAGGTGGGACGCAACGTTTGCCGCGCTTGATTGGCCTGCAGCCCGCTGTGCAGCCGTTGCTGCTCGGCCGGAACATGGATGTCAAAGAGGCCAAGGCTTTGGGCATCGTCGGAACCTTGGTAAATTCGCAGGAAGAATTGATCCCCGCAGCGAAGGAATGGATTCTGAAAGGTGGCAAAGCGCTGCAACCTTGGGATGTCAAAGGCTTCAAAACCCCGGGTGCGGATCTGGCCTCGGTAGACGTGACCTTTTTCTATGCAGGTGCGGCGGGCATGGTGCGTCAGCAAGGTTTTGGCAATTATCCGGCTCCGAATGCCATTTTGAGTTGTCTCTACGAAGGCTTGCTGATGAACATCGACGAGGCCCTCGAATTGGAACTTCGTTACTTCGCCAAAGTCGCCCTTTCCAAGCAGGCCAAACACATGATTCGCACTTTGTGGTTTAGCATGAACAAGGCCAAGGCTGGAATTGCGAGACCTGGCGGCTTTGAATACAATCCGGTGAAAAAGCTCGGAATCCTCGGCGCCGGCATGATGGGCGCGGGAATTGCGTATGCGAGTGCCAAGGTGGGCATTTCTTCGGTACTGAAAGACACTTCGATGGAGTCCGCCGATAAAGGGAAGGACTATTCGCGGAAATTGTTGGCCGGGCTTGTGGAAAAGGGGCGATCGACGCCGGAGAAATCCGATAAAATACTTTCGAAAATCCATCCAACAGGCGATGCTTCTGACTTGAAAGACTGCGATTTGATCGTCGAAGCCGTGTTTGAGGACCGTGCACTCAAGGCGCGCGTGACACAGGAAGCTGAAGCGCAAATGGCGGTCGGCGGAGTTTTTGCTTCGAATACCTCCACACTTCCGATTACCGGATTGGCCGAGGCTTCGAAGGCTCCTGAAAATTTCATCGGCCTGCATTTCTTTTCCCCGGTGGACAAAATGCAGCTTGTGGAGGTCATCGTCGGCAAACAAACCGGTGACTACGCACTCGCCAAAAGCATCGATTATGTCTTGCAAATCAAGAAGGTGCCGATCGTGGTGAATGACAGCCGTGGATTTTTTACGAGCCGGATTTTCAAAATCTACGTCACCGAAGGTTTTGAATTGCTTGCCCAAGGCGTCAAACCTGCCCTCATCGAAAATGCGGCAAAAGCGGCAGGAATGCCCGTCGGACCCTTGGCCGTCGCCGACGAGGTCTCCATCGAATTGCTCTACAAAATCTTCAAGCAGACCGAAGCGGATGGCATTTCGCAAGAAGGCCCTGCCAAGGATGTGATTTTCAAGATGGTCGAAACGCTCGACCGCAAGGGCAAAAAAGAGGGAAAAGGCTTTTACGATTATCCTGAAGGTGGCAAAAAGACCCTCTGGAAAGGATTGTCGGAGATTTTTCCACCCGCGGCAGTTCAACCGGACGTCGAAGATGTCAAAAAACGTCTGCTTCACCTTCAAGCCTTGGAATCCATGCGATGCCTCGAGGAAGGCGTCTTGCGTTCTGTCGAAGATGCCGATATCGGTTCCATCCTGGGCTGGGGATTTCCGCCTTACACCGGCGGTGTCTTGAGCTACATTGATTTTGTTGGCGTGCCAGAGTTTGTGAGCGACTGCGAGGGCTTCGTCCACTCAGCCGGAAAGCGCTTTACACCAACGGAAAAGTTGAAACAATTGGCCCAAACGGGCGGTTCTGTATATCCAAAAGCATAAAAATCAGGTTTCGGTATGATCCCAAGGACGATTTACAACGAGGAGCATCTGATGTTCAAGCAGGCGCTCGAAGAATATGTCACCGCCCACATCGTGCCCAACAATCCGGCATGGGAAAAAGCGAAAATGATGCCCCGCGAGGCTTGGACCGGCGCAGGTGCGATGGGATTCCTCGCGATCAACGTTCCCGAGGAATATGGCGGCATGGGAATCAATGACTTCCGTTACAATGCCATCCTTGCCGAGGTGTATGGACAAGCCGGAATGGTCGGTCCTGCGATTGGTTTTCAGGTGCATTCGGATATCGTACTGCCTTATTTTTTGCATTACGGCTCCGAAGAAATCAAGCGCCGTTGGTTGCCTGGATTTGCATCGGGCGAAGTAATCGGGGCGATTTGTATGTCGGAGCCAGGTGCCGGCAGCGACCTGAAAGGTCTGCGCACCGTCGCGATCGACAAGGGGGATCATTACCGCATTACGGGTTCCAAAACCTTCATTTCCAACGGTTATACCTGCGATGTTGCCGTCGTTGCTGCCAAAACCAATCCCGAATTGGGCGCCAAAGGCATCAGTTTGTTTGTGGTCGACATGCACAGCAAGGGCGTGACGAAGAACAAACCCTTCGAAAAGGTCGGCATGCATGCCCAAGATACCTGCGAGATTTTCTTTGAGGACGTCGAAGTGCCCAAAGGCAACTTGCTCGGTCAAGAAAATCAAGGCTTTATCTACATGATGGAGCTCTTGCCGCAGGAACGGATTTCTGTCGGATTGCTCGGAATCGCTGCCGCCGAAGGCTGTCTTACGGAAACGATCAAGTACACCCGCGAGCGTCAGGCATTCGGTAAATCCATCTCTGAATTGCAAAACACGCGTTTCAAACTCGCCGAGCTCGCCACCGAAATCGACATGGGCCGCGTCTTCATGGATCGCCTTGTCGAATTGCACAACGAAGGCAAGCTTGATGCGAGCATGGCCTCGATGGCCAAGTATTCCATGACCGAATTGCAGGGCCGCGCTGCTGATATTTGTGTGCAGTTGCACGGTGGCAACGGCTATATGTGGGAATACTACGTCGCCCGCGCCTACGCCGATGCTCGCGCGCAACGCATTTACGCAGGTAGCAATGAAATCATGAAAGAGTTGATCGCCAGGAAGTTGTTTTCCTAAGAACCGGCCCCGAACTCGGGACACGGTGATCGACCACTCGTCGATGCCCGCTCAAAGGGAAGCGTAGAGGCGGAATTTGCAAACGGTGAAGTTCAGTCCAATAGGGTGGATAGGGGACTGATTTCGTGCTTCGCAACCTCCTAGATTCTGACTCGAGGAGGAAAGCCAGTTCTATGCCTTCCGTGCGATTTCAGTTCAAAATTCCGAATACTTAGGCCCTTGTTTCATCCGAACGAGATGATTCCCTTCTGCGCCAATTCCAGAATCCGATCCGCTTGATAGCCAAGCACAGAGGCCAAAACCTCCCGTGTATGCTCACCAAGGCGGGGCGCAGCCTCCGGAAGTTGCAGTGGTAAACTTCCTTCGCCAAAACCCATTGGGAATGAGGGGATTTCGAGTTGGCCAAGTTCAGGATCCTCCACCGTTTGCATCAGCCCCAGCGCTTTTACCTGAGGTTCAGCAATGGCGTCCTCCAAATCATTCACGGACGTGATGCAAGCATCGTGCTTTACGCCGAGTTCGAGCCATTCCGATCGGTCCTTTTCCAAAAACATGGCTTTGAGCCCGTTACCAAAGGCGGTGACATCACTTTGAATGGTGAGCAAATCTTCCCGGCCTAAAGCCGTCAGAAAACGTTTCAACAGCCATGCTTCCAACAATCCGAAGAAAATGACTTTTCCGTCCTTGCACCGATAGGAGCGGTAATCGGGGCGGCCGCCATTCATCCATGATTTTCCAGGCTGAGGAGCGGAAAAACCATTCGCGTTTTTGCTTGCAAGTTCGAGTAGGTTCAGAAAAAATCCTGAATGAAGCATGGATGCATCCATTTTTTGAATATCGCCAAGGCCCCGACCACGTCCGATCAAGGCTGCCAATGCCCCGAATGCCGCCATTTGTCCGGCAAACAAATCGGCCACGGGAGCCGAAAACACGGTGGGTAGCCCTTCCGAATCGGTCTGTGTATAGCTCAGATTTCCAGCGAGTGCCAAAATATTGTTGTCATGTCCTGCCAAATTTGCCATCGGGCCGACCTGCCCGTAGGCGGTGATGGGAATATAAATGAGCTTCTCCGAAACTTGCTCCGGCCGCATTCCCAGTGCTTTTTCAAGTGCACCAAGCCGTCCGCCGTCGATGACCACGTCTGCCTGCAACAGTAAATCCTTCAAAATGTTGGCACCTTCCGCTTGTCGCCATTGCACTGCTACACTTTTGAATCCGCCGTTGATCATTCGAAACATTGGTGAAATTGGTTGATTGTCAGCCATGTCTGTCGCGCCAACTTGCCTAAGGTAATCCCCTTTGTCTTGCTCCACCTTGATGACCTCTGCACCGAGCATCCCCAGCAAATAGGCTGCAATTGGGCCCGGCACATAATGCCCGATGAGCACCACCCGTATGCCTTTCAGCCAATCCACCTTCACATTTGAAGTATCCATCCCCCAAAATACCATCCTTTCTGAAGCCCCCCAACATAAATCCGCCCGTGAATCAAAGAATTGAGGATAAATTGAGTTTTCGTTTTGGCTTATTTCAAGTCTTTTTCTTTAATTAGAGTCGGTGAGGTAATGACCTGCAAATGGAGGATTGAACGGCGTGTTTTGACCCATGACAAGGATGAAATGCTAGTTCGGCCGAAAAAATGCAAGTCTAGCCGGAACGCAAGGCATAGATGAGACCAAGGATAGAATCGAAAATCTTGACCCTTTCGCTGGGGCTGTTCATTTTTTGGATGGGGACGGAGAATCCATGCTTTGGAACGCTCACGGACAACCGTGTCTATATCGAGCGGATTTTGCAGGCAACCAACCTCAAATTCGGGAAGGAATCACGCCCTGCAGCATTTGTTTTTCAGTTTTCTGAAGGGGATTCCCTAAGGATAGAATGCGCTGATTGCCAGACACGAATGCGGAATGTGGATGGGAAAGGTGCTGTAAGTCTCACCTTGGCCTCATCCTTGGAAAAGCGGTTGCTCACGGCTGAAATGCTCGGCAAATGGTTACCCGTTGTGAGTGAAAATGGCAAATTGGGCCTGTTGTTTGAAAGAAACGGCAGTGGCGAACGTTTGCTGACAATCGGAGCGATCACGCTTACACGCAAATCGCGTGTGGCTTCCGTTGATGTTCCGGGGAAATCGACCGGGTTGCTTGAAGTCAACAATTTCTACCTCGCAGGGCATGACATGGCGTTGGAGGAGAAAGCTTCGACATTTTTTTTCAAACTTCGGTCCGATGACCAAGTCAAGCTGGACTTGGTAGGAATTGACCGTTCTGCGATCGATGGTGTGGGATGCTATTTGTTTCGAATGGGGGAAGAGTACGCCAAAAAGCCCATCAAGGTCGGATCGGCGATGACAACCTCCGGTGGCAACAGCAACCATGATCTTTACGGTATCGAAATCACACATAATAAGGATGTGAAACAGGGGCAGCATTATCACCTCAGCGTAGCAAAAATCTCCGCTTCCAATCCCAGCACATCAAGCACCAAAGGCAAATGAAAAGAGCGGTATACATCTTCTTTGCGGTATTTGTCTCAGGTCTGCTGTTGGCATTCATGATGGATGACGACGATCAGAAACCCAAAATGGGCAAGGACAACCGTATTTCCGTCGAAAGAGTGTTGGAGGTGGTGAATCTGAACTTTCACAAGGATGTCGGTCAAACCTCCATTATTTTTCAGTTTGCACCTGAGGATTCGATCAAACTCGAGTGTGAGGAGTGTATCGTCAGGATTGCAAGTACCGACGAGAAGGGCGGCATGAAAATGAAGCTCCAAAGCATCGACAAAACCGAGGAACTGAAAGTGACATCCTTTAACCGTTGGTTACGCATCAACAGTAGCAATGGCAAGGTCGGTATTGTTTTTGAAAGGGACGGCGTTGGCGAAAAGGTGCTGAGCATCAAGTCGCTGAAGGTTTTGCGCAAGACACGCTCCCCCTATCTGGACGAAGGTGGTGTTGCAATGGGGCTTTTGGATATCAACAACCTTTACGTCGACAAGCTCACGAAGGACAATACTGCCATTCAGACAACTTTTTTCTTCAAGCTGAAGTCAGACGACAAACTCAAAGTAGACATCATCGGCGCAAATGGAGCTGTTCCGGCCAATCTGATTTGTTCGTTTTACAAAATCGGTGAGGAATATGATAAGAAGCCGCTCGCAACAGGAGCCGAGTTGCCTGTTCCGACGATCGATGGCGGCCAAGATTTGTTTGGATTTGAATTTGCACATATAAAGGATGTGAAAGGGGTCAATGCCTACCATTTGGACATTGCAAGGATACCGCTTCACACTGCAGGTTATCTTACCATTGAGGATTCGATCATTAAAAAGGACTCGGTGAGGCCGGTCGATACGATTATGATTGCCGAAGATGGTTTCTACGAAGGCCCCATTTTCCATTATACCGGTCCGGAAGGTACAGTGCGTAGCAGCATTCCCGGGAGGTACAACCTTCGAAGCGATCGAAATTTCCGTGCCTGTTACGATCTGACACTTTCGGATGAGGGCCTTCCTTCTGAGGCATGCATGGGTTGCGATACTTTTTGGGCGTTTTGGCTCGGCGCGGGGAATGCCAACATTAACCGGTACCTGTTGCAAGACAGCCTTCGCAAGCAGGCCTTGAAAGGAGGATTGATTGAAGGTTATGCCAAGTCAATGAAATCACGTGGCAACAGTCGCGGGGTTTTTCCGCCTGCAATGGCCGGGGAAAAGGTTTTTTATGCGATTATTCAACAAGGAGACAAGGAGCGGTTTCTCACATCAGAGTTCAGCGAATTGGATTGGGACGGAAGTGACAGCCTCCACACTTGGTCTTCAGAGGATTTTGTACCCTTGAAGGAGGGCAAACTCCATTACGTACCTGGAAGCACGCTTTCGCTTTGTGTTTGCAATAGCAGCAGCGTGTCCACAGTACCCTTTATGTTCAAATTTCAGCAGTTTTTGACAATCCCAAGGGCCAAAGACTCCATTGAAAAGGTCATTCCGAAGCCAACCGGAAGTCTTTTTGAAGTTTCCCCGAGCGAAGTGCAATGAGAAAGGTAAGTTCAGCAAAGCAATTTACGATCATCCGAATCCTGTTTGGATTGGTGCTGCTTGCGAGCTTCTTGCAAGGTTGCGGGGATCCGGTAACCAAGCAGGCCACAAGCCGCGGACGCTTCAAAGTGCGGAATTGGTTGCGCTATGAATTCCAGCAAATCAAAACGTTTTCCTATGGCAACAGCCAAATCAAGGAAAACAAACATGTGATTGGCTACGAGCCGTCATGGCTCGTGTACGACTCCTCCTATCTCAATTATCCGTTCCAACTGTTAAGCGACTTGGTCGTGGGCGAGTATGACCTCAACCCCAATACCGGCTTTCCGAGAAACGACTCCTCGATCAATGCATTTCGCAACAAGGATATCGTGGAGGTCGGATCGGGAATCAACAGTCAGCTTAACGTCTTGTTGGCTTTGACAGACTACAGTGATGCCGGATACAGGGCCTCCTTCCTGCCCGAGATACCCAAAAAGAATCTTTTCAACTCGCTGGATTTGATTCTTGACGAATTGAATGAAAAACGGGGTGGGGGAGATGAACGGGAAAAGGTGGGCATCCTGGTGGATTTTCCCAACGTTTCTTGGAACCATCGTTATGATTTCGCAGAATTTCTGGCGCGGATTAAAAAGGATCTGAACAACAAGGAAATCGGGAAAAGCTGCTTGCTCTATCTCGTTTTGCCTCCTGGCGAAGACCAATATGTACTGTACAAGGATTCGCTTTTTTCAGCCAAGGTGCGCCAAAGCGTCGATCTTTTTGTCGTACGCGCCCATGGCTTTGATGCCAATGTCTTTGAAGATGCCAACGGCTCGATGATCCCATTGGATCGTCCCGGAGAGTTGATGGATTTGGACAGCATCATCAGCTATTACAACCTCAAAGGAAAAATCCCGCTGAACCGCATGACGATCGAGGTACCTTACTATGCGGTTTTGCGCACTGATTCTGGCATGATGGGCCATCGACCGCTCATGCCTTTGAATGAAATGTTCAATACCGTTGCGGCACCGAGATTGCTGGACACCATGTCATTGTCCTTCAAATACAAAGTCGATACCCTTTCGTATTTTTTCCAGGATACCCTTTCCTTGAATCTTGCCTATGATTGGGCTGTGAGGCGGAAATTGGCAGGAATCGGGATTTATGGGCTGGGATATGGTCACGGGATCGACAATCCTCAGATTGCCGAAGGGCTCTGGCAAATTGTCGCCGACAATTTTGGCGAACCCGCTCCAAGACTGTTTTTCCCGGGAATTGGATTTTTGCTTTGTTTCTTTGGTGTGGGAGTCGTCGGCTCCGTGATTGTCAATTGGGAAGTGCGTTATGCGCTGCGTGAAAAAAGAACAAAGCTGTGGTACTATGGGGCATTGCTATTTTTTATCATATTCGCTGTGATAATGTGTGCATTGCCAGTTTCTGTGATTCCAATTTTTTGGAAGTTGGTTTCTTTGGTGATTTTGCTGATCTTCCCACTCGGTAGAAAAGCGTTTAAGTTTTTCTTTAAGGTAGCCAAATAGGTTCCCGACGGTCTAATTAATTGAGGAGAAATTGAAAAAATTCTGGACATGGTTCAAAGAAAAGGCTTGGCCTTGGGTAAAACTCCTGCCACGGGCAATTTTGTTAGGAATTGTCACCGCCTTTGGTTACGATCTTCTTGTGTCGGGAAGTTTTAAGTTATATATTTACGTAATCGGGATACTGTTAGCCATTCCTGGGTTCTATGTCATCATCATCCTCTCCCGCTCCATCAAGCGTTGGGAATATAAGCCTGAAGGTGGTGAGGGTGCTGCCAAGTAGCCAAGTTTGTCGCAGTCGTTCGTTTTAAATTCGCAATTGCAGTTCACTATTCTGAAACTATCTCAATCTATAAAGCAATGATTCATCAGGTATTGCCAGCCATCGTCAGAGAATTGACCGAGTATCTAGAATCCCGATTTGGCATCAGTGATGACCAAGTCACATTGGGAAACGTTGTGAACCAAGACGGCAGCTTGGCCGTTGACGGAAACAAATTGGTCGTTTCTTTGATCAACATTGCCCGTGACGGATCCAAGGGATCGATGTCGGGACTTGGTGGAAATGACCACCCGCCGGTGTTTGTGAACCTCTACGTCATTTTTGCAGGGGTTTACAACCAGAGCAACATCAGCAGCCAAGACTATTTGGAGTCGCTCAAGATGATTTCGGGTGTCATTTCGTTTTTCCAGGCACGATGCATGTTTGATGCGCATACCACTCCCGATTTCCCAGCTGATGCAGGCCGTATCGTTTGCGAAATTGAAAACGTTGAGTTCCGCGAATTGGTGAATCTTTGGTCACTTTCAGGAGCCAAATATGTTCCGTCGATCATCTATCGTTTCCGCTCCCTCAATATGGAGGAAGGCCTTGTTACCGATGAGATGCCACATGTTGGACATTTTTCCGGTCTCGGTGGTGGTAAAACCCGCTTCTAAGCCAGCGCTAATCAGGAGATCGCATTCATGATCAATTTACAAGTTGAAAGTAGGCACAAAGAGTTCTTTGGAGTCTTGTGCATGCACAACTATTATAGTGACAAAATCTGCAGGGACTTGGAGTTCGTGCCCACTTTGGAGACAGCCATGCTGCTCCGAAATTACAAGCTCGTGTTCAAGTCCGCAGCTTTTGGATTCGTGGTGCTTTATACTCCAGGAGACAGCGAGGATCGGTTGCGCAAAATGCCACCCAAGTCCAGGTTGAGTTTCGTGGTGAAGAACAAGAATCAAAGGTTCATGAACTTCACACAGATACCGTTTTGGCCTGAAGGAGTGACATTTCACTACAGCAATCTGTACGGCGGGCAGGAGGATTTGAAGATGGAATATCCGCCCGATGTATACTATTATTTTAAGGGACTTAAAGTTGGAGATGTCAAGAAAAAGTTGTTACATTTACCTGAGCACGTACTATTGACCAAGCGAGCATCAAAGTTTAACCTCGCGTTGGACAATGGTGGTCGTCAGGAAAATGGAGTCAGCTACGACAGTATTGTGCTCAAGGATGAATTTGGTGATGAGGCCTTGACCGCAGGGGTTCCTTTCAAGAAGAAATTCCGGGATGCCCAAAAGGACTTGTTGAAAAGGTATGTAGATCACCACGCACGGAACCTTTCCAAAGAGGGATTGTCACCGTCTGAGAAGGAAAAACGTTTCATTGAAATCTTCAACCAGCAGGAAAAGGAACTGTCAGCGATGCCGATGAGCGATCATTCCATCGATTTGAGGCATGCTCCTTCCGGCAAATATTCAGTTGGATTGGGTAACCACGGTACTTCGACGGTTTATGTGACCGAGAATCCGGAAGCACAGTCCTTTGGAATGCTCGACATCCATTTGGATGCTCCGACCG is a window of Bacteroidota bacterium DNA encoding:
- a CDS encoding acetyl-CoA C-acetyltransferase; this translates as MHEAYIYDAVRTPRGRGRKDGALYGIKSVSLLSTVLEALRERNHLDTSLVEDLIIGCVTQVGEQSGDVAKSAAIKAGYSDAVAGVTLNRFCGSGLESINQSAAYIMSGQMDLLIAGGVESMSRNPMGSDGFGLLGDPEMTSTHRIVPQGISADLIATLDGKTRRDVDAFAAESHRRAGIAQAENRFAKSLIPVRDVAGIVALDRDETVRPETSVEILANLKPSFAIMGEKGGYDTVAIQRYPEVESIDHVHHGGNSSGIVDGAAVVLIGSKEAGIKMGIKPRARIRSFGIVGTEPTIMLIGPAPATRKALQKAGMNIGDIDLFEVNEAFAIVPMHFMQDLGVGHDRVNVNGGAIAMGHPLGATGAMLIGTVLDELERTNKSTGLVTLCIGGGMGIATIIERM
- a CDS encoding enoyl-CoA hydratase/isomerase family protein, encoding MINFSISPDGIAQIEWNLPGGANILNAASVTAFSEALEKALANESVKGIIVTSAKDSFIVGGDLKALYALSSTEEVLQLGRAIHKVFRRMELGGKPVVAAINGMTLGGGMELCLACHHRIAVNSPAVQLGFPEVTLGLFPGAGGTQRLPRLIGLQPAVQPLLLGRNMDVKEAKALGIVGTLVNSQEELIPAAKEWILKGGKALQPWDVKGFKTPGADLASVDVTFFYAGAAGMVRQQGFGNYPAPNAILSCLYEGLLMNIDEALELELRYFAKVALSKQAKHMIRTLWFSMNKAKAGIARPGGFEYNPVKKLGILGAGMMGAGIAYASAKVGISSVLKDTSMESADKGKDYSRKLLAGLVEKGRSTPEKSDKILSKIHPTGDASDLKDCDLIVEAVFEDRALKARVTQEAEAQMAVGGVFASNTSTLPITGLAEASKAPENFIGLHFFSPVDKMQLVEVIVGKQTGDYALAKSIDYVLQIKKVPIVVNDSRGFFTSRIFKIYVTEGFELLAQGVKPALIENAAKAAGMPVGPLAVADEVSIELLYKIFKQTEADGISQEGPAKDVIFKMVETLDRKGKKEGKGFYDYPEGGKKTLWKGLSEIFPPAAVQPDVEDVKKRLLHLQALESMRCLEEGVLRSVEDADIGSILGWGFPPYTGGVLSYIDFVGVPEFVSDCEGFVHSAGKRFTPTEKLKQLAQTGGSVYPKA
- a CDS encoding acyl-CoA dehydrogenase family protein is translated as MIPRTIYNEEHLMFKQALEEYVTAHIVPNNPAWEKAKMMPREAWTGAGAMGFLAINVPEEYGGMGINDFRYNAILAEVYGQAGMVGPAIGFQVHSDIVLPYFLHYGSEEIKRRWLPGFASGEVIGAICMSEPGAGSDLKGLRTVAIDKGDHYRITGSKTFISNGYTCDVAVVAAKTNPELGAKGISLFVVDMHSKGVTKNKPFEKVGMHAQDTCEIFFEDVEVPKGNLLGQENQGFIYMMELLPQERISVGLLGIAAAEGCLTETIKYTRERQAFGKSISELQNTRFKLAELATEIDMGRVFMDRLVELHNEGKLDASMASMAKYSMTELQGRAADICVQLHGGNGYMWEYYVARAYADARAQRIYAGSNEIMKELIARKLFS
- a CDS encoding CoA transferase — protein: MDTSNVKVDWLKGIRVVLIGHYVPGPIAAYLLGMLGAEVIKVEQDKGDYLRQVGATDMADNQPISPMFRMINGGFKSVAVQWRQAEGANILKDLLLQADVVIDGGRLGALEKALGMRPEQVSEKLIYIPITAYGQVGPMANLAGHDNNILALAGNLSYTQTDSEGLPTVFSAPVADLFAGQMAAFGALAALIGRGRGLGDIQKMDASMLHSGFFLNLLELASKNANGFSAPQPGKSWMNGGRPDYRSYRCKDGKVIFFGLLEAWLLKRFLTALGREDLLTIQSDVTAFGNGLKAMFLEKDRSEWLELGVKHDACITSVNDLEDAIAEPQVKALGLMQTVEDPELGQLEIPSFPMGFGEGSLPLQLPEAAPRLGEHTREVLASVLGYQADRILELAQKGIISFG
- a CDS encoding DUF4255 domain-containing protein, with amino-acid sequence MIHQVLPAIVRELTEYLESRFGISDDQVTLGNVVNQDGSLAVDGNKLVVSLINIARDGSKGSMSGLGGNDHPPVFVNLYVIFAGVYNQSNISSQDYLESLKMISGVISFFQARCMFDAHTTPDFPADAGRIVCEIENVEFRELVNLWSLSGAKYVPSIIYRFRSLNMEEGLVTDEMPHVGHFSGLGGGKTRF